In Plasmodium falciparum 3D7 genome assembly, chromosome: 6, the genomic window AAGTATTCCCTGtacaaaaatgaataattcaatataaatatataactatacatatatataaatatatataatatatatatatatatatattctatatgAACTTACCACATCAGGCGTTTCTGTGTTCTCCAATATTTCCTGCTCTGTACACAAATTTTGATTCAATTTTTGCTCATcagatataatttttttgattacTCGATGAACTAATATATCCGGATATCTTCTTATAGGAGATGTAAAGTGAGTATACAACAAAAAGGAAAGCGCATAATGATATGTactcatattattatcctttatatatttatatgtatgataCTCTGCtctaatcattttttttttcaaatatgcTGATACAATAtcatatacattatttttcttttgtttaaaatattttttcttctcatCCAAGAATTTCATAATTTGCCGTAAGTCATGAAATTCAAAATGAATgtcacttttttttaataaatccattatatcatttaaatcAATTGCATCATTTAAATTATGCGATCGAAATACTGATATGTCCCTGTACTTACTAAAATATTGACGTATAGCTATAAGCTTATTTGCACTTAACATTAATTCTTCTATCATATAATTTGAAAAAGTATACTTCTTACGTACTATTCCTATCGGACTTCGAGaatttgataatataaaatttatcttgtcattattaaaaaacatGGAAccattttttcttctaataTTCCGAGCTccttttgttattttatgcatatcatataaatgttttattataataaacattTCCTTATATGTTAATCTatgattcatattattcaaattctcaaatattttcaataaaCCATCTATACCTTTCTTCACCTCCTGTATTTTTAACAAAttagaaattattattttttttttttctttcttattcAAAATTACAAActtattattactacataCATCGCTCTTATCATTCCACTTGCATTCGGGAAaaacattacatatatatccatCTTCTGATTTGTTCTTACTCTCCTTACAATGTGTTTTGTATTgtgcatatatattgttttcgTTGGGAAATGTGCGATTGGATGAGTTATGTATATGGTCAgaaataatatcattttgttcatGCAAAGTATGATTCTGTTCATGTAAGGTATTATTCTGTTCATGCAAAGTATTATTCTGTTCATGCAAAGTATTATTCTGTTCATGCAAAATGTTGTTCTGTTCAGGTAAATTATAATCCTGTTCATGTAAAACATTACCATGTtcatacaaaatattatcttGTGCATTCGAATTACCACTTTCAGAATTTTTCCTTTCCttattacaatttttataaaaatgcaAATTTAAGAATCGTCTATAAATACTAGTCtttttcttaataatatCTTGTCTTTCTTGTTTGTCCTTATCATCCTTTGTACTTTCGTTATGTTTTGCTTCTTTTATTAGTTGATTAATAGTATTGTGCGCATTGAGCGTATGAGCATGTTTCATATTGTCATTATCATTTTGCAATAATTTACTATATTTGTTACTATTTAGTATATgattaaatttttcttttttcaatttattaattaattgttttatttttacatagtatcgtatgataaaatatacttCTTCGTAGGAAAATTTAACTTTACTATTTATAATACtttctttaataaaaaaggagtTATGATCGATTTTCCCTGAGCTATccatataaaagaaaatggaTAAGCACAAGCGATTATTTACTGGATCTAAGCTACATAATTCTTCACTTAAAATTTTGGATATCATTGGAAAACATGTATGAGTTAAATAAATGGTCATTGCTCTATTACGTGCATCAATATCTAGAGAAGaattttctttaataaaaaaagatacaTCCGTTATATGTACACCTacttcatataaattatatttattccattcttcttttttcatttcatttataatatcatttatatttatatattttttacatttctcacaaaataaatcatgatcttcaaaatatttatatccaATATCTTTAttgtattcatttttaaagaatgtttcataatttaatgttcctcttttattttcattatcagtgttatttattttttttttattttttattttttcattttttttttttttttttttaatatttccttCATGTGAttgtttttgtattttttctttcgtTTCGTCATCGTTTAatacttttttattctttaaaatAGATTCATAATCACTATTatctaaaaatattttttcaaactTCAGCATTcgatttttttcttctatttGTATATCTTCTCTTTTCTCATTGGTATCTTGAATATGGTTAACATTTTTTAAGTCTCGAATTAATTGTTCTTCTAGCTGATcttgtattttttctttttgtgtatattttgaatttttttttcgtctTTCTTTACTTTCAACACTTTCATCATCTTGTTTTGAAATAAAATTGAATATATCTTCATCGTTCGTTTCAGATGCACTAtgagtattattatatttatttttattatcttttttgttgtcttttgtatttttcttttttttttcattttgattaCTGTATATGGTTAGCATTTCTTTGTAAGCATCATCCCTTGAATTATCTTCAAAGAGGCTACCGAAATGTTCAGTGtatgcatttttttttttaatggatATTCCCTTTACATTAGTATTATTATGgttcataattttattattgttgttattatttctttgtaCCTTTTGTTTTAGTTTTGCTCCTTTAgaatcataaatattatttaatacacTTTCTGTGTCTGATTGTATTATGTCACCATATTTGTTAGATGTGAAGAAGAAATCATCTGCACCGTTATCATCATCGTTATCATCATCGTTATCATCATCGTTATCATCATCGTTATCATCATCTACATCGTTATTTACATCATCATCTATATCATCATCTACATCGTTATTTACATCGTTATTTACATCATCATCTATATCTACCTTTTCAACAGTGTCATGCTTCTTACTTCTCTTATggttattatcattataactgttgttcatatattcatCACTATTTATATCcgttttaaattttttttcattaattatATGATTCATTATATCGTTACACATAGACTGACTTGTGTTTACATTTGTACATTTCTTTTTGGGTTTTTTCAATTGCTCATTTTGCTGACCTACGAacttgttattatttttattatgttgtgAAGTATTGTTCATTTTATCTGATAAGAAAGAGGATGATTGCATATTATTGAAGgagtcttttttttttatcctatATActgtattttcttttaattctttatttttcctatttttttttttttttttttttttttcttccttcaAGAAGGAACCATATTTAACATTTTCTATATCTTTGAgacatgtattttttttaagattttcaaagaaattattatcatgatcatttttatataaagaaatatttttttttaaaatcagTTCTTCAATATCTCCATTATGAGCTATTAAATTATGAACaatttgaatataataattagaactcataatttttttcctgctaattttattaatatttatagcaTCATCTAAATCTCTTGCTGTATCAGGATCTATTGTAAAAATACAGGTATTTGTTAGATcagttcttttttttatttgttcagaaattatttgtttataagtatctttatttttaagatcttttaaatattgatCTTCTAGAGcatcttttaaattaaaattcaaATTATGGTTTAATAAAATAGCATTTTGcatattatgaaatatatcattttgtcCAAGAATTTCTACAATTTTCCCTTCTGGATATGTGTCATTAATATCCcatacaaatatttttatataaactaATTGGTTAGATATATcgcatatattatatttattcataaatttaataatatcttcatttaatacttttattaagggaatgttttttttaaatggtattgcaacattatattttttattttttatcttatctcgaaaaatacaaacatattttatatcagaACCATTATGTTcttcaatatataatattttcccaCATGTTTCCTCATCCGtacttttctttattttaacaACAACCGAATCTCCATCTAATGCTCTATTCATATCCCTCTTGCTTTTTATATGAACCTTCTGGTTATCAAAAAGAATGAATCCATAGTCGCTTCTTCTAACATTAAGTATACcctagaaaaaaataaaataaaataaagacatatatattgaacatatatatatatatatatatatatatatatatatataacatatgtatttaattttttttattcttgtGCTTATTATtcgtaatataaaatataatatatattattattaacatatacACATGTAGCATTCCATtccattttgtttatttttaaaacttACCCTTAtgtactttttatttattattcctTCTATTGCCTTCTCTTGAgttatatattcatcatataaactgaattcatttttttgttttttttttgcttttttttcaCGTGTACCTACttctataaaattatattcatgATCTGGTTTTAATTTTGTATTAACATTATAATGTTCATCAGATGATGTATATgattttttgttttccttCTTCTTTATATTGTCGAGATTTACACTTTTAATAGATTTCTTTTTGGATTCATTGATTTTTTGTTcactttcttttattttttgttcactttcttttattttttgttcactttcttttattttttgttcactttcttttattttttgttcactttcttttattttttgttcattttcttttattttcttttttttttctttcaattctttttttcgtttttccttcatttcaatttttttttgttctctgatttcttttcttttctcctttcgttttttttttttttctttcctttcTCTTTtcctttccttttttttttcttttttgctttttttcttttttttttctttttctttatcaatATTTTCGTCAAGGAtttgttctttttgtttATCTACGATGGTTTGATCCATGTGGATATTTTTAACAACGTTTGAAAATTGTTTATTCAAATTATTGATAGcgttaaataaattataattataaacaaCACTATCGGCACTATCAGAATTTGAATCACTACGATGACTTTTATCTTTTGATAACCTTGGACTTTTAATAGATTGGTTCATATCTTTttcataaataattttttttttgtttgttttttttttttttttttttttttgttttttttcaaattttgTATTATCTGTACTAATGGATTCTTTTGCGTTATTATTAAAGGTGTTCATAAAATCCtcaaaataatttctttttttcttaataattTTGGAGGGTTCCTCTAAAGAGTTATCATCATAAGGAGAATGTTCTTTATTATGGAAACTTAAGGGTGcatcaattttattattatttattataaacaaatcagtattattattattgttgttgttatctCCTGATATATTGTTGTTCATATAATGagttgttgttttttttccatcTTGATTTATTAGATTCCCATCAAGCATATTATCAAATGATGAATTCATAAAAAACCTTAAGTCGTTCAtaagattattattttttttatcatgaaCACATTTGTTGTTAACAAAAGTATTGTACACTTTTGAAGAATTgaaattgtttttattatatggttccatattattaattagtTTGGGTAGATGTTGAAATTCCATATTATTCACATGGTTCCCATTTTGAATTAAATCATGAAAATTTGaattgatattattattattaaagggaatattcatatattttttgttatatattaatatatcacCATTAATATGATCATTTTGTTGAATATTagtttctttattttgttcattcaTATCAAAATTTATGTTTACCATGGAAATTATTTTATCCATGTGATAATTTAATGATGAGAATAATACATCTGCCTTTTCTTGAATTTGTACAtcatattgtatattatttgtaatattgttcatattgtttatattgtccatattgtttatattgtccatattgttcatattgtccatattgttcatattgtccatattgttcatattgtccatattatttatattatttatatcattcaaTTTTAACATTCTCATAAAATTTCTTAATTTGTTTTGAAAAGTTTCCTTTTTATTCGATGTATCATCACCACTTGTATTTGTCAAGgattcattatttttcattttcatatttccatattttattttttcgacatttgataaataatttacatgttcctcttttatatttatattgttagcTGATACTAAACACGAATTTGTATTTTCGTCATTtgacaaaatatttattttatcaatttttttttttataatttcattttctacttttaaattattcatattttgttgtaggatatatattgattcatttaaatgttttatttcttcatcttttttttttaaggcatcatttaaatttttcaaGAGACAATTAAGCTCCCTACTATTATCTACACCGTCTTTTTCGTTTATttcatttgttatatttaagtaatcatttttaaaagaaagaagGTTCGATTTATTAGGAATCACTTTGACGTTGGGTGTGCTTGATGTTAATACACAACTTTTTTTATCTACATAAAGACCACTgtaatgattataattacaatcattattattattgttgttattgttattgttgtcattattattgttgtcattattattgttcttgttattattgttcttgttattattgttcttgttattattgttcttgttattattattattattattaatattattattatttttgtcgtcctttttttttttttttttttttttttttaaactatGATTATCTATACCTTGgttatttgttatatcatTACTTGGTTCATTTCTTACCGTTTCATTTTTGTGAGCATCCCCTTTGCTCAATTCCTCTGACCGTATTAACTTTTTtactaataaatatatctgtTCATATTTATCCGCGTCTTTACtacttttttctttgtttattaaatatgaagaaaataaggAGACACATAAAAGGTAATCATATTTCGTTACAATTAATTCTTTGAAGGTTTTTTCAAATTGATCACTTTGTGGAATCGATTTGAATAGATTTATTAACAAGGATTCAAcaattttgatttttttttttgaaaaaatataatttactaACATTTCTATTTTTCTATTAGTAACGATAGTATTATTTAAACAATTTATATCCACATTACATACTAAGAATACTTTTAAAGTACTGaaatctatttttttttgtattttccttataatatatttaaccaTTTTTGTACTCACAAAATTTAGCATACTGGATTCAAATATGGTCTTTCTAATatgttctatttttttttttgtcacaataatttttaataattcaatCACTAATTTGTGCTTTTCATCTTCCTCTTTCCagttcttttttaaaatatcatcATGATCATTACAGGATAATGAAGCTGACAAgtttgatgataatatattatttttttttgttttcttgtttttttgtttttttttttgttctcgTTTATGttgtttctttttatcatcattctTATTATCCTCACTTAATAATGTGGATTTTCTTGGAATATTTAGTATGGTATGTTCTACATTCTGTTTATCCTTAAAACCcattttatcatcatatgtGTTATTAGTAACCTCCTTAAAATTCTTACACAGTttaattttatctttattataattaataaatttaggAAGAAAATTTTGTTCTACTTTCTTGACAACTTTAACAAGGTGTGATTTGGACCCTttattagatatatttatattttctgtaggcacattattattattattattattattatcatcaaattgattattcattaatattattttctctttttcaTACAACTTAGctatttcttttttgaaaaaaatataagaaaactCTCCtctgttcttttttttctttgtcctttttatctttttatgtACGATGTGTGTTCCTAATTCGTTCATGCTAtatgtgcatatatatatatatatataataaacacatatatatttaaatatatgtaatgtttgtacgtttatttgtttggttgtatatatataaatatatatatatatataaatatatatatatatataaatatatatatatgtttgttcttttttttttatattttttgatatattttttgaaatatttttttggtaAATTTTTAacttatacaatatatatgactatataatttttattatgtatcaTCTTTCTAACACCCggaatacataattatacatacatattatatattatatatatatatatatatatatatatatatttatttatttatttatttatttacatatattccTATTTGTatctttttaaattatataagaacattttattatatatatatatatatatatcccttat contains:
- a CDS encoding ribonuclease, putative, which encodes MNELGTHIVHKKIKRTKKKKNRGEFSYIFFKKEIAKLYEKEKIILMNNQFDDNNNNNNNNVPTENINISNKGSKSHLVKVVKKVEQNFLPKFINYNKDKIKLCKNFKEVTNNTYDDKMGFKDKQNVEHTILNIPRKSTLLSEDNKNDDKKKQHKREQKKKQKNKKTKKNNILSSNLSASLSCNDHDDILKKNWKEEDEKHKLVIELLKIIVTKKKIEHIRKTIFESSMLNFVSTKMVKYIIRKIQKKIDFSTLKVFLVCNVDINCLNNTIVTNRKIEMLVNYIFSKKKIKIVESLLINLFKSIPQSDQFEKTFKELIVTKYDYLLCVSLFSSYLINKEKSSKDADKYEQIYLLVKKLIRSEELSKGDAHKNETVRNEPSNDITNNQGIDNHSLKKKKKKKKKDDKNNNNINNNNNNNKNNNNKNNNNKNNNNKNNNNDNNNNDNNNNNNNNNNDCNYNHYSGLYVDKKSCVLTSSTPNVKVIPNKSNLLSFKNDYLNITNEINEKDGVDNSRELNCLLKNLNDALKKKDEEIKHLNESIYILQQNMNNLKVENEIIKKKIDKINILSNDENTNSCLVSANNINIKEEHVNYLSNVEKIKYGNMKMKNNESLTNTSGDDTSNKKETFQNKLRNFMRMLKLNDINNINNMDNMNNMDNMNNMDNMNNMDNINNMDNINNMNNITNNIQYDVQIQEKADVLFSSLNYHMDKIISMVNINFDMNEQNKETNIQQNDHINGDILIYNKKYMNIPFNNNNINSNFHDLIQNGNHVNNMEFQHLPKLINNMEPYNKNNFNSSKVYNTFVNNKCVHDKKNNNLMNDLRFFMNSSFDNMLDGNLINQDGKKTTTHYMNNNISGDNNNNNNNTDLFIINNNKIDAPLSFHNKEHSPYDDNSLEEPSKIIKKKRNYFEDFMNTFNNNAKESISTDNTKFEKKQKKKKKKKTNKKKIIYEKDMNQSIKSPRLSKDKSHRSDSNSDSADSVVYNYNLFNAINNLNKQFSNVVKNIHMDQTIVDKQKEQILDENIDKEKEKKKKKSKKEKKKERKRERKEKKKKRKEKRKEIREQKKIEMKEKRKKELKEKKKKIKENEQKIKESEQKIKESEQKIKESEQKIKESEQKIKESEQKINESKKKSIKSVNLDNIKKKENKKSYTSSDEHYNVNTKLKPDHEYNFIEVGTREKKAKKKQKNEFSLYDEYITQEKAIEGIINKKYIRGILNVRRSDYGFILFDNQKVHIKSKRDMNRALDGDSVVVKIKKSTDEETCGKILYIEEHNGSDIKYVCIFRDKIKNKKYNVAIPFKKNIPLIKVLNEDIIKFMNKYNICDISNQLVYIKIFVWDINDTYPEGKIVEILGQNDIFHNMQNAILLNHNLNFNLKDALEDQYLKDLKNKDTYKQIISEQIKKRTDLTNTCIFTIDPDTARDLDDAININKISRKKIMSSNYYIQIVHNLIAHNGDIEELILKKNISLYKNDHDNNFFENLKKNTCLKDIENVKYGSFLKEEKKKKKKKNRKNKELKENTVYRIKKKDSFNNMQSSSFLSDKMNNTSQHNKNNNKFVGQQNEQLKKPKKKCTNVNTSQSMCNDIMNHIINEKKFKTDINSDEYMNNSYNDNNHKRSKKHDTVEKVDIDDDVNNDVNNDVDDDIDDDVNNDVDDDNDDDNDDDNDDDNDDDNGADDFFFTSNKYGDIIQSDTESVLNNIYDSKGAKLKQKVQRNNNNNNKIMNHNNTNVKGISIKKKNAYTEHFGSLFEDNSRDDAYKEMLTIYSNQNEKKKKNTKDNKKDNKNKYNNTHSASETNDEDIFNFISKQDDESVESKERRKKNSKYTQKEKIQDQLEEQLIRDLKNVNHIQDTNEKREDIQIEEKNRMLKFEKIFLDNSDYESILKNKKVLNDDETKEKIQKQSHEGNIKKKKKKNEKIKNKKKINNTDNENKRGTLNYETFFKNEYNKDIGYKYFEDHDLFCEKCKKYININDIINEMKKEEWNKYNLYEVGVHITDVSFFIKENSSLDIDARNRAMTIYLTHTCFPMISKILSEELCSLDPVNNRLCLSIFFYMDSSGKIDHNSFFIKESIINSKVKFSYEEVYFIIRYYVKIKQLINKLKKEKFNHILNSNKYSKLLQNDNDNMKHAHTLNAHNTINQLIKEAKHNESTKDDKDKQERQDIIKKKTSIYRRFLNLHFYKNCNKERKNSESGNSNAQDNILYEHGNVLHEQDYNLPEQNNILHEQNNTLHEQNNTLHEQNNTLHEQNHTLHEQNDIISDHIHNSSNRTFPNENNIYAQYKTHCKESKNKSEDGYICNVFPECKWNDKSDVCSNNKFVILNKKEKKKIIISNLLKIQEVKKGIDGLLKIFENLNNMNHRLTYKEMFIIIKHLYDMHKITKGARNIRRKNGSMFFNNDKINFILSNSRSPIGIVRKKYTFSNYMIEELMLSANKLIAIRQYFSKYRDISVFRSHNLNDAIDLNDIMDLLKKSDIHFEFHDLRQIMKFLDEKKKYFKQKKNNVYDIVSAYLKKKMIRAEYHTYKYIKDNNMSTYHYALSFLLYTHFTSPIRRYPDILVHRVIKKIISDEQKLNQNLCTEQEILENTETPDVGILEKICENCNNCKAKSKKAQVDCEIAFFCLYLQKLSCPGYNRGIIMDIYKEKSSIYFKSFSFENNLYHSGFEKHFHKMNKDHLKYLYNYVIQPNVAKQEITVIINTNKKKGKIRRVYKRFDYIPLYFIPLNSMPPSYFLAVALIK